The genomic window CTCTCTTCACAGAGCCAGATTAGCAGtagtcttggactactttaccaaAAATAAccctacagtcagcactcacatatccgaccctataaaactTAGTGATGGTTAAACACGTGTGACGCATatctaattatttcattttgaaccGATCCAACCCTATCTGTTttatgttccctgaaaaacagacaatatcaaaaatacctATCTGAAAGgacggtgttttaaaataagtaggtttccatttagatgtactatattggtacagtaccatatttttaatagaagaagtattttaattcagaaagacatgattctgaaaatatcatttGCCTAACAAGATGACTGGACACTGGtctggactgtaatacagtacatacttttaactccggtacgtattgtagcagtatgtaaaattcacCGTTAACgatccaacagcaaaatgaaatcaaaaccaTGCATAGAACTTTGTGAAACTTTAAagacaatgcaatttagcaaaaaatttacaaaaaaaaagtttccagaattaaaacagtatccaaagtcagtattcaaaatttcagaatatagtgcttgataaggtcctaatgtcacagttcacttgcagatgaaaatgcacaaaaacaataaaagatcacagataaaataaaaaaagacatcaccgtatctaaaactgtttaatgattaactgttacccTGGCTTGTAtcattcgctttgttttggctgcatttacATCAGGTGCAATTGTAGGAAGCGCTGTGTAAatgcacaatataagacagactgatttgacattagagagtttttttttctttcttttaaacgcGGGCTGTTCGGatcaattgtaacattgaagagattgcctttgtatcagaaaactggggACGGAGTCAGAAATCActtgtgatgggtaagtgcattaatttgctacatacatacacatatatataatggagattgattttattctgaatacaagggtggtaaaacgcgactgacgtgtatctgggtaatggatatctGAGAGCTGACTGTcattagtccaagattagtgctgactGGCCATTTACTGTTATGCTTTTAAGACTTTAGCTTGaacttattttcactttgaccCTGATGAAATCCATGTATGCTGCCATCACACAGTAGAAGTACTTCCTGTGTAGCCAACCTAAAGTCCTATGTTCTGCAAGAAACGTTGCATGGAAAGACACACATAACTCAATATCCAGGTGGATGCTTAAACATCCCTAATACCCCTACCTTTTTGTGACTACCCAAATACTAAGTTCTCCAAGTTGTGTCAGGTAAAGAACAGATCGACCAGAAGGATTACTATGGGAAGACTCCCCTTTACTGGGCTGCATATAAGGGTCAGAAGTTGTGTATGGAGCTGCTACTGGACTACGGCGCGGACGTGAACAGCCAGTGTAAACACGGGGGCACCCCTCTCCACGCAGCCATCGGTCTGTTTCCAGAGTGTGTGCTGCTGCTCATACAGGTGAATGCAAAACTTTCTGAATGCAACCAAATGGAATAAGGAACAggaatttcaactcttccccatttaagctgtgtttaaatgctcatgtgtttgttaaataaaatgaaaattcaaAGCAGGCGTAATTACAGAGTGTGAGTTTATGGCATATTTAATTCACTTTCTAAAGTGTAAGTTACTTCAGATTACAATTCCATGTCCTCTAACATGGTTATGATGTCGACAATCATTGCATATTGCAGTTACTTAaggagttgtttgtttgtttgttttttataatttgaaaGCTGCTCTTCATTTCTTGTTGACCAATCTATAAATACACTGCCTAATGCATAGTAGCCACGCCTGGCAACTGAAGAACATCAGAAAAAGATAGCAGTGTAACACTCTAATAAATTACAGGACTGATGTCAGATGATTCTCTATGTAATGTTGGTCAGTTCCAACATATACATTAAGCATGAATCCCTTCCCATTCTTCAAATATACAACTCATTCATAACACCTTAGACATAACACTAAAGCTCAAAAAACCATGAGGGGAACTTTCTATACATACTTTCATACGATCATATGAAGAAACACATTCAGACTtcatatatatgtgttgtgtacacagtgtattatgaatgataaattagagtgcagtacttacagatcgatgccgtctggttttgttttttgtatattttattaaaaaagttgttgttttagattttgcgccttttttggggtgggccTGGGCAGTATACGTTATAGAGGGGAGGGATTTGTGACTTGgcagctgtaataatctaattgcacataaaaatatatcttaatacttaattgtttctgatatgtcgtaaccaatatacagaatatcgtatttatttctcttaaggtaatatttgtacaaagaaaacctatagtGTTTACAAACacctatatatattgtaaatatccagcatttacaaacttaaaatgacaactgtgATGAaggtttaaactgggaatgttaaggccaaggtgtcctcggctcaccaggcaccagcaacccctgtagactggccaggcgcctgtgggcttgcctgtaagctgtacagagctgcgttgtcctcagacgctgtagctctgggttggctgcatgacaggcctgcagagtgaaaagaagagcacTCAGCTGACAGCCCACTCCTCGGaaagcgtgtgttcatcttcgccgttccagagtcagcgcagggctGGTAGCAgggagctgagcctaaaaatacaactgaacatttcaaattgggagaaaaacaggttaaaatcaattggcaactactaaatgaaaaaaattaaaaacggcTTATCTGGCTTGCCTCCCTCATAAAGTtactttttgtatatttatatgtcCTCATACActttatttcaaaaacaaaaaaatatattcatagaAACAACCACCAAACAGCcaagtaaaagtaaaacaatattgCTGGTACTCATCACTCCAACAGTCCTGCTACACAAGCCTCCTCTTTTGTTTTGGTCGGTACACCTTAGTCCGAGGAATCAGTATTCCTAGTATTTCTGATCCAGTCAATCTTTCTCAAATTGTGAGATCTACGAAATTATGATAATACATATTAGATAAGGTTTACTGGAATAATTTTTTCAGCTCTGTGTACTTCaagaaattatttaaatacagcactgtgtACAGATGTGAACCGACGTGATCACTATTGGTCCTCATGGTTAGTTTATCCTCACTCCTCTGTGCTCTCTCCCTCAGCATGGAGCAGACACAGACCTCCCCGATACCTGGGGGGTGACCCCCATGTACCTGGCCGCGTGCAGCGGACAGTCCGAGTGCATCCAACTGCTGGTGCAAGCTGGGGCCAGAATCACCTACAAGAACAAGGTGCAGAGCAATCCCTATGCATCTTTACATTCATGACTGGGTTTGCTGTACAAGTCACTGTAAAAGCATGTGAAATcactacagtaaaagcatggtaaagtggaCAGAATTACTCTGCCTTTTCAATGTGTGTGGTATAACATTTGTTGATGCCCACGTTTTAGGATAAGTGTAAGGCAAAGACATTCAAAGGCTGAAACTGAGTATGAAGCTCAATATTTGCAATCCCATTTCATGTACTTATTTTCTGCTATGCCTTTGCTGAGGTTAATGTGGGTAATGTGGGTTTGTCAAAGAAAACAGTCACCAAATCCACAGTAGTCAATTTCTTGTTTTCTGATAGTCATTATTACATTGTTAAAACGAACATGGTTTAATTGCTGAGACAAAATTGGATATTAATGGCATTTGGCATCAGTATTTTGAATGAATATCACCATGCTTTAATATGAATGAAGTATTTTAAGTGGAATAAACAACTCAAAGAGATGAATCGGAGTACAAATAAACCTGGTTCTTGTGCCTAGTGCCAGCAAACATTATTTATGGCAGTAATGCCAGTGCACACAAGACTAGCAACCAGGTAAACACACCAAGGATCTACTGCAACAAGAGGAAGAAATACTGCTTGGACTCTCGTTTCCTGTCAGTTTAAAGGCTGGTTCATAGTTCAATAATATGATCATTGCTGAGGTAATTTCTAGTCTCTTGTGTGTTTGTCTAGTAATTCAAGGGATACTGGTTGCCAaagttatatttttcggaactgTAGCTGGTCACATCACATGATCATCTCCCGATGAACCAGCCTTTTTGACACCAACGGAGAATGACCAAATAACTGGGCAGGTCATTCATCAAATAAATTATACTGAAATGTTACTGACCCTTTAGGGATAGATGAGAGATAACCAGAGCATCCCTTCATTTTGCAGAACACGGGGGAGGCTCCCAAACAGCTAGCCTCCAAGACGGCTTTGATCTCCTGGATCGAGAGCTACCACAAAGAGCCTCGATCGCTGAAGCACGCCTGCAGGCTGAGGATCCGAGAGGCTCTGGGACCGAGCAGGATCACGGCCCCACGCACGTTTCACATCCCGCTGTGTCTGAAAGAGTACCTGATGTTCAAGGACCTCGAGCTGCAGGACTGCTCAGCAGCATCGGCACAGAGGACACCCAGCGGGGACTGTTAAAGGACTAATATAAGAAATTAATGGGTAATGCTTTCAGTTCCAGGGCACGCAATCAAGGTAGCCATTTCAATCTGGAAGCCTGCTTTAATAATGAATGGCATGAAAAAAGACACATCTTCAGTACTGgatttttaaaaacaggatttttttctgctttttgttcataaaagtaattaaaaatctATCCCTGTGTTCTGCAGGACAAGCAGCTATCTCCAAAGTAAATTGAGgggaaaagcaataaaaaaaattcacGGAAGACTCGCTTACGGTATATTTGTCAGTCATTtggcataatacataatacaattTTCTGGTCACTTTAAGAGGAATTAGAAGATATGAGCATATGTACGCAGGAACTACGACTAAAcataaaggttttgttttgtttttagtttagaaTTGTCATacattatttgcatggaataaCTCCTGCCATGCAAACTTTTCAAGGGACCCTGCAAAAAATATgaccttgattaaaaaaaaaaaaaagtctagtttttaatacaaaaaaactgcataaattaatttaaaccttACCTCTATAACTGAAGACAGATGAACACATATCTCAAGTTTCCCAAGCCTTGTAGGGGAGAGGCTTAAATGTATGACTTGACCCCCCAACTTAAACATTGGGCAAAGAACTGAAGGTTCATTTATCAAAGTATCTAACCACTCCGATCCATATTTATGGTGCCTAATCAGAGCCCACACCTGTTCACTCCTATACTGTTACAGCCTGTCGGAAAATTTAAACACGTTTTTCTAGATTTCAAAAAATGGCAATTCAGTATATAACTATTGAAATATTTCCATATTTTCAAAGAGCTTCCTCCAGTCCTTAATTAACTGCtattatttgaaaagaaaaaaaggcaggtTCAGCCACCTTCAGAGGGCTTAACAGAATATTGcatagttgtttggttctagttctgtaaaatgaacaggcaTTTTACTTTGATCAGACAATAGGACTTCATTAAAGTGGAGTAGATGCTTTGAAAATAGGACCCATCATCTTCTGATGGAGCAAGATAAGTATCTTGTttagataatattttttttataatgatggCCATtctttaacataaaacaaaaatttgCTAATTGCATTGCATTCAATGTTATGTTACTGCTGCAAAAAGGACTTGCCAAGAACAACACAATTTAGTAAGCTAGTGTAGGCGTCTGATACTGGAGGCAGGAGAAAGTCTCACTTCTGGACCAAAAGGTGATATCATCCCCGAGGAAACCCATATAACATTTCTCTGTTAGCCAgctttgtgtatatatatgtgtgcggGATCAGATTTAAAATGAAGGTCTCACATGGTCTGTGGATCACTCATTAAAGAACTGGGGTGCTGCTCACAGCTGGAGCTTCCCTCACTTGACAGAGCTGTGCTTAACCTCCCAAGAGGTGATGGATGAAGGCTGAAGGAAACATGGGGCTCACATAAAATGCGCTTCTTTCTAACCCGCTGTCTATATATGTGCTTTACCTGCTGTGAATATGATGCACACAGGCTCTTCACATTCAAAAACATGTTCAGGAACATGCATTGATTGAGAGTGAAAATAAAGATGTCGCTAACAAAATAAATCCTCAAAGCACTTCCATTTGTTACACACGTCTCGAATGCACAGTTTTGATATCTGTTAATACACCAGGTTAAAGAAATCCCCATGCTTTCAGATAGGGTTGCGCATCCTTGGTAATTTCATCTGTCTTTTTTTCCTGTAATGAACCAATCAGCTTCTTCCCGTATTGAAATGCGTTCAACCTGTAAAATGCTTTGAACCAGAAGACACTGattaaaatgacccaggaaataCAATTGTAACAGCGTCCTACGAGAAAGGCATGGAaactaagaactttctttaaaTGACTGTAGTACCAGATTTATTTAAGAATGGCTGCTTTTTATTACCTGTGTTACCTGTTCTGTATTCTATGATgactaataaaagaaaaatactttgtttGACCTAGGTGTTCTACTGTTTTACTTTAGAAGAAAACATGAAAAGCCTTTCCATCACATTGCAACATCATTTTGCATGCAGCATGAGAGATAAATGGCATCGGATTCCAGGTAACTACAGCACAGTGGTCAGAACACGTGGATAGCTGTAACAAGTcaaggcaagcaagcaagcacttCAGATATTTTAATTTGCCATTGCAAACAGATATGATGTGGATTTTTAAGATTAATTAGAAATGTACAATACAAAAGTTATTCAGCGCTGTATATTTCAACATCTATTGTGGAATCAGTTACTCCAGTCTCGCTAAATTCTTCTTTTTatctttaaagtgattgtagctaacaaaataattccagaactGTTTcccaccatgcacatccattcactaaaTGGGTCTCAAATCTGTAGTTTTAAAACCATGTATTAAATGTTTCTGGTGCTACATTATGTTttcaagccttgctttcagattgTCTTGCAGTTTCCTGGTCATTTCACCTTTAGAGTGCAATTGTTCCCACCCCTTCAGAGTTTTCTTTCCTGTCAGtcaccaaccagctgcttcccacgatgactgacatgctttgtagCCTGTATAATCATTTGAGAAATGATCTAGGAAGCAAAGTAATAaaagacttcctggaaggcaagacatgctaactgagaactttctttagtgtcttgtttttaaatgaaaatacatgtttgcgaaatacatgtttcttcaaaaaatgtacattgagacctacagtatatagtGAATGAAAGAGCACAACAGGTGGGAATTTGAATAAAATAGTAAGTCTTTTGTTATCTGCACACATTTTTGGTCTGCATCcagtttttaaatatatctttataCTGGTATGGGTTACCATCTTGTGCATTCTTCTTAAGTAAGACCTGTGATGCTGAACTCTTAAAattatttcttaataataataataataataataataataagctgttGATGGTTTCTCTGTTACCGGTACAGTATGGTATGTTGTATGTTTagaatttcaatttcatttttgtgcaTGAAACAATTCTCAAATGGTTTATGAGAAGCACTTAAACAATAATCATTTAAATGATGTTCATTGTGTTTCCAAGAACAATGGTTTATTCAGTTTGACCGTGTTATAATTGGATACAGTGATGCTGTAAACAGAATCCAGGTGAAGTGTTACATTTAATTAAACCCTAAGAGAAACAGGAGGCATTTTCTCTTGAAATTGCAACCCGCTTCACCTGTTTACCTAAGTCTCCCGTAAGTGGGATTTAGTTCACAATTAGTAGCTATTATAACTTTCTctgaaacatttattatttatcaatAAGCCTCAATTAAAAATATCTGTCTGCTTCACTTGCTTTTTATAAGTCTAGCAAGATTTTGTAATCAGAACACATATTTACTGGTCTCTACCTGTCATCCACCAGGTATATATACAATCCCAGACAAGCTTTACAGCTAATAGATTACTTTAGTAGATTAGGCAACACACAATTGGATTTTTAAAGTTACAGTTACACCAGTGCTGATTATTGCTGGAATTTCTGAGAGCTTTACCTCAGATATAAATGACAACTTACATCACATTTAACAATAAtgttctttcaaataaaaaaagtatttctcatTATTGGAATATATTGTCATACAATTGGAAtatattgtcatatatatatatatatatatatatatatatatatatatatatatatatatatatatatatatatatatatatatatatttaaattgttggTTTCTTTAACTATTGAAAaatttttcttcacattttgcaATATACTTTGAAATTGTTGCAATATCTTCCAAGGAATGTATTATTCTGTATATATAGTTGATAAATGCCATGGTCGCCAACTTTATCATTGCACTGATAGCACTTTTTTCGGTGTAGATACACGCTGGGAATCTATTTATCAGCCTTTATGAAGCAAAGACACTCACCACCTCCTCCAGCTCCCACATCACGCCCCTCTCCTCTTAGCTGTATTTGGCATTTGTCCTCTGGAGCAAGGTTGCTGTAAAACAAGACCAGAATGACAAGCTATAAACCAAGCCTGAGTCAATCTAATCTGACAGCCTGGCAGGGCCGCTGCATGAGCTCCCAGCTCTCGCCTGTGAAACCCCTGAGAAGGTGAGGTGGCGGCCCCACTCTTACTCTGTGGGTCACATTGGTGCTGCTCATGTGATAGAAAAGAGAATCCGTTGTCACCTGACAGAATATTGGGACAAGGTTTAGTTTTAGAAGTGATGATATAAGAGATGTTTTACTGATCAATGTTAACAACAGTAAGATGCTGCAATCATTTTATAAACACATGCATTAAGACTTCTGGTTCAAAcagttttgtcatttttctttttattggagAGTAAGTAgcttgaaatgttattttaattgttttgtacatttgcTATATTagggtgtttgcaatcattctaagtggTTCTGGGGTCTGTTGTTCCCATTTTAAGTTATTCTATATTTCTTTAGTTCTGCCTTTACCTAGCTTTGACCTTCTATGTACAGTCTACTAAATGCCAGGACAGAACAGCCTTCCTCATACATTCAGTGATACACATATATACCGTATGTACACACACGCAGACAGGCAAAGCCAACCCCAGACctgaaaagtcacattgtcacatgatctgaataGAATAAGGAACATTGTTAAGCACCTAAGGAAGCATTAGATCAGTTAAATCGTTACGTTAATAAGATACATTTTTCCACCACCTGGCAATGTTACTATATGGCTACAACTTAGATCTCCAAAACTAGAAGAGCAGAATATACAAAACCACGATGTTAATGTGGTAAAATCACTTGTGACAATAAGTAGACTTTTCGCATTGCTTTGTCCTGCCAAACAGACACTGCTAATCAGGCTTGCTATATTACTTTGAGAATGTTTAGTGTTCACTGCAtatgtgatatactgtatatataatgagtATTCTCTTCTTCTGGGTCAGGAAGTGAGGGGGACAAAGAGCAGAGATTTACAGCGGCTCATTAAGATTTAGTATGTCATTAAATATAATTGTACAGCCCCATGTAGAAAGAAATTATACTGTAGAAAAGATTCTGCCAGCTTTATCATACGCTGATAACCTCTAAACATGTGCAAAATGTGCATGACCTACACTTGCATGTGCtcaagtctcaaatgtgcagatttgaaagaaGCATCTTAttgcaaacatgtgttttaattaaaagcatGATCTAGCACACTGGATTAAAAATGCTGTTTACTAAGCTTCCTTTTAAGAAGTTTGATATTGTTTCCgacattatattttaaagtgaaaattcGGTTGctgtaacgtgtttctttcaaaacttaaATTAGAGACCTACTGCAAGACAATTAAGATGTAGAGATTTGTTTAGTTACTTGCAGAGCATGCCATCTTTCTTTAAGTTGTACAAATACTGCAAGTGGTTTAACAGCAAGCATAGAACAAAAGTTTAATCTGCCAAGATATTAAACCCCTCCACCTTCTATCAGTCCTCTACCACATTTGTGGTTGCTTAAGACAGGGGTCTACAGGTGTCTCTGCCATTTTTGATCCCTGACTGGTAACTTGGTAAAGGCATGacacatggtgtgcagggtgagacaTACAGTGAGGGCACACAGGTTTGAGTGCTGATTGTACAAATTTtccagtcttcgctggggattctacAAGGAGCATCTCATTGGGTGAGGCAAAATCGGGAGTCACATTGCCGATCTACAGCAGGCCCTACAGACCAGAGGTCACCAGTTGAAGTGAATGCCTGCAAGGCTGGCCCTACAGGTCAGGGGTCACCAGTTCAAGTGAATGCCTGCAGGGCTGACCATTGTCCTCCAGGGGtcagaaaaaaaaggtgtgtggggagggggggggggggcactacaAACTTCATTGCAGGATTTGGGAAGCTGCTTAGTTTAGCGACAGGAAGCACCAGTAAACCAGAAGCTGTAGTAGCCTTCCTCCTTCCACTAGAGGCAGCACAGCCTCAGGTGTATCCCTGGGTTTAACGCAGTGCCTTTGGGGAGCGCTGACACTGGCAGATTAGAACAATAACAGGCAAAGGCAGGCAGTCTGAGTTCCTGAGCTTCTGTGAAGTGTCATCTCAGCTCCAGATTCATTACCTCCAGCTGGTGTCACATTCCAGGGCAGAGAGGACGTGAGGGCACGGCAATTCAACTGTGCAATGGTTACACTCCCCCTGTTTTACAAAGCAATTGGTGGGGGAAAAGCAATCAGCAGTGATCTTTTACTTCTGTATAAACTACAGGAGTTTACAGTCTTGTGGTTTACAGTTGTCCTAAGACACCTGAAACATAATGAGAGAGCCAAAAgtaactaataaacacaaaggtcTTCACCAACTGAGAACAGCTATACCAACCATCCGGCAAAATCAGTGGATCAAAATGATTTATGAGGAGGAAGAAAGAATAGATTCTAATTCAAGATAATGCTGCAACAATGAAACAGATTTCTAAGTGATATACAAATTtcagattaattattatttagggttagggttaaatttGTTTCCATCCTTTGAATTTAATAGCAAATCATACACTTTTTCATACGTAATTAGATTTAAATTACAGCCGCTTATAACAAAGCGTTACCTTTAAATATTGAATCTGTGGTAGTATGTAAAACTGCCACTGGTTAGATGAAATAAACAGACCCCCAAATCTTTACTGTTTCATAAATAGCAATAGTAGACAGGGACACATGCAGCAGCAAGTCATGGACAAAGTGCTGCACAGCAACAAATATCCAGAACGGCCAAAGCCAGCCATATGACAGCAGTGTGCTTTGCTCAATTcaaatgtgttctgtaataataatattgtttatgaATCACCTGCAAGAATATCATAACTATGGAATTTAAACAAGGCATAGCACTTGTTACGAGTTTTGTTTGATAAGATTTTTCTGGATACCATGTTCACAGCCAGAGATCTATTGCTAAAAACCACGTAATTCTGTTATGGGGGGTACTATACAGGCCTCTTTCATTTCTTTAGATTGTGTTTTTAGAAGCTTGCATCAAGGTTTCAACCTCTGAGAAAACAATCAAAACCACAGCTATTTTTGAAGGCAGAAAGTTCAAATGTACCTTCACTGGTGCTCTATAGACAATGTGCGCAAGCTTTCTGTCTTCAGGGCTAGCAGCTAAAAGTACCCTAGTACTGAGGGATCCACAGTGTCACCATGTTCTGTTCCTTGGCCCTGTCACAGCCCTCCCCAAGCAACCTTCATGATGTGCTACagccatctgtgtgtgtgtaagtcacAACATCAATGTTACTGCTAGAGACTGACAGGGAATCGCTTGCAAGCAGGCACATTTTAATCACAGTGCAAAAGAATCTGAATCATTTGCACGCTAGTAACGCTTATATGCTTATGATCCCAGCACAGTGGTATAGCTACCAGTAAACCGATGCCTATTGATCATGACACAGTTTCTACTTCAATCACCTGTCAGCAACCACTCCAGCACTCCAACAGCTCTTCTAAACATTTTGCTGACAGGTGTCCCCTCCACCACACAGCACTAGGGGTGAAGGAAGACCTAAGATGAATATGCTTTCAGATTTACCGGCTCTAAGGCCCTGTGATGGTGAGTGAGTATCCTGAACAGGCAGTGGGAGGCTTTTTTGAGTTGTGTATTAGTTTcctctgtgcagtgcagtgtgcatGTACAGAGCAAGCTACCGGCCTTTAGAGGACAAAGGTCAGCACTGCAGGTGTCctgcttgagctcaccaggcatCTAGACAGTAGGGTCAGCTATAGAGCACCAAGAAGTTTCTGCAGGTTTTACTTCACTGAAACATGGATGCACCAGAGCTAATGTGACAGTCCCTCCACAATCCACAGCAAAGACTATtgactttgcacagcctggacaagCTCCCTTGACTATGTGATTCGCTCTACAAACCCGTGGATATGATTTTATCAGGTGAGCCCCTCAGGGACCCCCATTAAATCATAATTTGAACCCAAACCTATAACTTAATTCTACTGTTCCTATCAGATTGTAAAACTGTAACTTCCCTTGGCTAATAATATTCTCAGTACAACACGTTATTCAAAGTAGCATTTTGAAATGGATGAATGAGCAACTTGCaccctattacctgtaacacaggaattTAACTTAGTGTtgtgagtcaaagtgaaaataaagcatgaaaaacacaagaatcAACAGAAAAACAGTAAGGGCCTTGTAAGAAACTTGTTAAACTCATGAGACGTTTCAGAGTTTTATCACCCAGACAGTAGTCACAGTCAAAGATGTAGTCGTACCAAGACTGGATATTCCTACTTGAACTTGTCAAAGACCAAGTTCACAGATTTGTCTCACAAAATActtaaaaatacatctaaaaaatCCAAAGATGCTTTACCAGTTACTGTAGTTACAATACCCTGGTCACAAGATAGCTGGCAATTCGGATCCTGATGCTTGTTCAGGTGCTCAAACCCAGATTTTGCTTTGAAACAACGTAGTTTTGCAacagccttttttgtttttgagataTTGGAGCCACTGTGTAATGAATTTCTCTAAGGAGTTTTGTGTAATAAGCaccagtttttaaacaaaatattattacaCTGGCCAAAATTAGGCAGACTGCACATGCTTTTACATTGTTTGGCAGGTATTACTAAACTGTTTTCATGCCAAATAGATTTTGTTATAATAAACAGGAAGTTGTTAACTGTagtaattttatttacaaatgattAACAAATATAAGGGAATAGCAGTAGACTAACAGTACTACTATTTGAATGTAGTGTTgggttttaaatagttttacagGGTCTTTGACTGCCAGAGCCCCACTAGACCACATGTATTAGAAATGCAGAAACTAGGCAGTAATTCAGTCGCTTTGTGAAGGATACAGGCTTGGGTTTTATATACTAATTGCTCTGAGTTCAAACTATGAGACACTCTTCCAAGTAGCTAACGGTTAGCCCTGCCAGGCTGACAGAGTTAACTCAGCTAGAGTAAATCAATCCAACCCCAGCTGTCCTTCCTATCCGAAATATCTTCTCTTTA from Polyodon spathula isolate WHYD16114869_AA chromosome 16, ASM1765450v1, whole genome shotgun sequence includes these protein-coding regions:
- the LOC121329215 gene encoding ankyrin repeat-containing protein DDB_G0279043-like, translated to MGFYISSLSRTDVRCTKPHCDTQQAHRYQTAPNYNYKWTDIHYEASRGNVDKLRSLLITSGKEQIDQKDYYGKTPLYWAAYKGQKLCMELLLDYGADVNSQCKHGGTPLHAAIGLFPECVLLLIQHGADTDLPDTWGVTPMYLAACSGQSECIQLLVQAGARITYKNKNTGEAPKQLASKTALISWIESYHKEPRSLKHACRLRIREALGPSRITAPRTFHIPLCLKEYLMFKDLELQDCSAASAQRTPSGDC